In one Mustela lutreola isolate mMusLut2 chromosome 8, mMusLut2.pri, whole genome shotgun sequence genomic region, the following are encoded:
- the LOC131839852 gene encoding basic proline-rich protein-like yields APGARRVCAKPPPPHSAPGPRQTSGRAAAGPALSPRPPGGAHCARAAPRGRPEPARSPQRARRPGSASWGPRLPPAREARELGESRGARRPGPPRQGVGAPGPARFRFRRGQRSPEAPVADAETGCCPPLLGEVRRLRTGKPGSEEEERRGAGHGRWGLAVRLARPALRPGAVPPCEELREMAPRCALRFTRAEEGSVSDQDSDPWPRACAVRARERSAGRVPARPSAKGRAVDLRVPGHHRVPGRLLPMPLDPGLGIRPVSQAAPGTRRRAGCPRGTGQGEPRTLLVRQSQGQKSRTFGTEAGVPTESVSVPGRVRQRQVIAPPDVPVSQMRKASPPHSHARNARSPALRSLRPPHTRCSFLLGF; encoded by the exons GCACCGGGCGCGCGGCGCGTCTGTGCCAAGCCGCCGCCGCCGCATTCGGCGCCCGGGCCGCGCCAGACGAGCGGCCGCGCGGCAGCCGGGCCCGCGCTGTCCCCGCGCCCGCCCGGCGGCGCCCATTGTGCCCGGGCCGCGCCGCGGGGCCGCCCCGAGCCTGCCCGCAGCCCTCAGCGCGCCCGACGGCCGGGCTCTGCAAGTTGGGGCCCGCGCCTCCCGCCGGCCCGGGAAGCACGTGAACTTGGAGAAAGTCGCGGGGCGCGCCGGCCCGGACCTCCGCGGCAGGGCGTGGGCGCCCCCGGCCCGGCGCGCTTTCGTTTTCGTCGGGGACAAAGGTCCCCCGAGGCGCCAGTCGCGGACGCGGAGACCGGGTGCTGCCCGCCGCTCCTCGGAGAGGTCCGGCGGCTCCGTACCGGCAAGCCGGGGTCAGAAGAGGAGGAGCGGCGGGGTGCGGGACATGGGCGCTGGGGCCTGGCCGTGCGCCTCGCCCGGCCGGCTCTCCGTCCCGGAGCCGTCCCGCCCTGCGAAGAGTTGCGGGAGATGGCACCGCGCTGCGCTCTGCGGTTTACACGCGCCGAGGAGGGAAGCGTTTCGGACCAGGACTCAGACCCGTGGCCCAGGGCCTGTGCGGTGCGGGCACGAGAGCGCAGCGCCGGCCGCGTCCCCGCGCGCCCCTCCGCCAAGGGCAGGGCAGTCGACCTGCGTGTCCCGGGTCACCATCGGGTTCCGGGGCGACTCCTGCCGATG CCTCTCGACCCTGGTCTTGGCATCAGACCTGTATCACAAGCAGCCCCGGGAACACGGCGCCGGGCGGGGTGCCCCCGCGGGACTGGGCAAGGTGAACCCCGCACGTTGCTCGTTCGGCAAAGCCAAGGGCAGAAGAGCAGGACCTTCGGGACCGAGGCCGGGGTTCCGACGGAGTCGGTGTCAGTCCCCGGCCGCGTCCGTCAAAGGCAAGTCATCGCACCTCCCGATGTCcccgtttcacagatgaggaaagcgTCCCCACCTCACAGTCACGCACGGAACGCACGCAGCCCAGCGCTCCGTTCCCTGAGACCACC